One window of uncultured Trichococcus sp. genomic DNA carries:
- the asnS gene encoding asparagine--tRNA ligase encodes MDQAKEYLGQEISIGAWVTNKRSSGKIAFLQLRDGTHYFQGIVLKNDVGEELFDVAKSLTQETSLIVKGIIQEDTRSKLGYELLVTGIEVLGESQDYPITPKEHGTDFLMDHRHLWLRSSRQHAIMKIRNEIIRATYEFFNQEGFIKVDPPILTGSAPEGTTELFHTKYFDEEAYLSQSGQLYMEAAAMAFGKVFSFGPTFRAEKSKTRRHLIEFWMMEPEMAFMHQDQSLEVQEKYVAYLVQSVLDNCDIYLDTLERDKELLKKYTQLPYDRISYDDAVALLNANGFDDIVWGDDFGSPHETFIANQSDRPVFILNYPKAIKPFYMKEHPDRPEVVLCADMIAPEGYGEIIGGSEREVDYQRLSEQIEKFGLSKDDYSWYLDLRKYGSVPHSGFGLGLERMVTWISGTEHIRESIPFPRLLNRIYP; translated from the coding sequence ATGGACCAAGCGAAGGAATATCTAGGGCAAGAGATTTCCATTGGTGCTTGGGTAACCAACAAAAGAAGCAGCGGGAAAATCGCCTTTCTGCAATTGCGTGACGGCACCCATTATTTCCAAGGCATCGTTTTGAAAAATGATGTCGGAGAAGAGTTGTTCGACGTCGCAAAATCGCTGACGCAAGAAACCTCTTTGATCGTCAAAGGGATCATCCAGGAAGATACCCGTTCGAAGCTAGGCTACGAATTGCTCGTCACCGGCATCGAAGTGCTGGGGGAAAGCCAGGATTATCCGATCACGCCTAAGGAGCACGGCACCGATTTCCTGATGGATCATCGTCATTTGTGGCTGCGTTCATCCAGACAGCACGCCATCATGAAAATCCGGAACGAAATCATCCGCGCTACTTATGAATTCTTTAATCAGGAAGGCTTCATCAAGGTGGATCCGCCGATCCTGACCGGCAGTGCGCCGGAAGGGACGACCGAGCTGTTCCACACCAAGTATTTCGATGAGGAAGCTTACCTGTCCCAGAGCGGACAATTGTACATGGAAGCGGCAGCGATGGCTTTCGGAAAAGTATTTTCATTCGGCCCGACTTTCCGTGCCGAAAAATCGAAGACACGCCGCCATCTGATCGAATTTTGGATGATGGAGCCGGAAATGGCCTTCATGCATCAGGACCAAAGTTTGGAAGTCCAAGAAAAATATGTCGCTTATCTGGTCCAATCGGTACTGGATAATTGTGATATCTACTTGGATACGCTGGAGCGCGACAAAGAATTGCTTAAAAAATATACGCAATTGCCTTATGATCGCATCAGCTATGATGACGCTGTAGCCTTATTGAACGCAAACGGCTTTGACGATATCGTTTGGGGAGATGATTTCGGCTCGCCTCATGAAACCTTCATCGCAAACCAATCGGACAGACCGGTATTCATCCTTAATTACCCGAAAGCGATCAAGCCTTTTTACATGAAAGAACATCCGGATCGTCCTGAAGTCGTTTTGTGCGCGGATATGATCGCTCCGGAGGGATATGGAGAAATAATCGGCGGCAGCGAACGCGAAGTGGACTACCAACGCTTAAGCGAACAGATCGAAAAATTCGGCCTGAGCAAGGATGACTATTCATGGTATTTGGATTTACGCAAATACGGTTCAGTGCCTCATTCCGGGTTTGGACTGGGACTTGAAAGAATGGTGACATGGATCTCCGGAACCGAACACATCCGTGAGTCGATTCCATTCCCACGTCTTCTGAACAGAATCTACCCTTAA
- the dapB gene encoding 4-hydroxy-tetrahydrodipicolinate reductase, producing the protein MKIVVSGFKGKMGTACTNMVLRQEDFTLAAVYDPFATEKQLDELPQYAGNPVKVFRDKAALVKEVEADVWIDFSRPDAAYDNTRFALENGMRPVIGTTGFSSEQLEELTNYSKELGLGGLIAPNFAIGAVLMMEFAAKAAKYFPDVEIMEMHHENKLDAPSGTAIKTAELIYAVRGDHPQGHPDEKELIEGARGADYHGMKIHSVRLPGLVAHQQVQFGSAGEGLIIRHDSYDRDSFMNGVALSCRKVMEIDHLIYGLENFL; encoded by the coding sequence ATGAAAATTGTAGTTTCAGGATTCAAAGGCAAAATGGGGACCGCCTGCACAAATATGGTCTTGCGCCAGGAAGACTTCACTTTGGCGGCCGTATACGATCCTTTCGCAACAGAAAAGCAACTGGACGAATTGCCGCAATATGCCGGCAATCCTGTGAAAGTGTTCCGCGATAAAGCGGCCCTCGTCAAGGAAGTTGAAGCGGATGTTTGGATCGATTTTTCCAGACCGGATGCAGCCTATGACAACACGCGTTTCGCACTAGAAAACGGCATGCGCCCCGTAATCGGCACTACCGGTTTTTCCAGCGAGCAACTTGAGGAATTGACCAACTACTCTAAAGAGTTGGGCCTGGGCGGCTTGATTGCTCCGAACTTTGCGATCGGCGCCGTGCTGATGATGGAATTCGCAGCCAAAGCAGCAAAATATTTCCCGGATGTGGAAATCATGGAAATGCATCATGAGAACAAGTTGGACGCACCGAGCGGCACTGCCATCAAAACAGCCGAATTGATTTATGCAGTGAGAGGCGATCATCCGCAAGGGCATCCTGATGAGAAAGAATTGATCGAAGGCGCAAGAGGGGCTGATTACCATGGCATGAAAATCCATAGTGTCCGCTTACCGGGCCTGGTCGCGCATCAGCAAGTGCAATTCGGCAGTGCCGGGGAAGGCTTGATCATCCGCCACGATTCCTATGACCGCGATTCTTTCATGAATGGAGTAGCATTGTCCTGCAGAAAAGTAATGGAAATCGATCACCTGATCTATGGATTGGAAAACTTCCTATGA
- a CDS encoding helicase C-terminal domain-containing protein, with protein sequence MKKTYAIVDLETTGSSFKRGDRIIQFGCTLLQAGKIVQEINITINPGRKIPDIIEKLTGIKNKDVKEAPYFEDVCDFIYNTLEGCVFVAHNVHFDYHFLDSSFQEVGMPPLSLRAMDTVELTKILYPTLSSYRLGDLSNHFVLTHDNAHDAASDAHATAELFLQLKEKANNLPLVTLEKLNFLSAHCQVDNDSFFYESYETAKEMRSALPQKIYVKNGLALKEKEILSEQTAYREKEVADFSEVAKRLMANHGLEIRSEQIEMMQSLFDFHQAETSQNLAIEAAPGIGKTLAYLLPAAYQATPENKVLISTSTLLLQEQIMDDELARLRKMLPFELQVSSLKGKTNIIHLEKLAALTLESLTKKESLIMMSIYVWLTETETGDISELSQAQSFDFLWEKLTFESHESPLKGRWADDDFFSFNNKKAEQSSLIVTNHSFLSHHIDDLAIFDQCESIKLILDEAHQFPRVYQDAHKKSVALSILKRRLKRFGYFLRDFREAIEKDTESDSLDYDLFNLEFAVDQLQQECAHSEEVLMRSLINEVEEKGEVYLDENFQIETGIKKIFKKMHQYILETRLAAMRCLDKTSLRNDPVMGPRAKALLDDLEAVRDNLQHFIEDRPGTYHVLHYTWDHDLLSLRIEMNQIDLSEEIHTKISERFSGTVYLSSTLKVDDSLDYFKNKVGEAALQEAYFASPYNLSERLRIFLPTDITAITSLDDKQAARQIVSTLQGIVLPHQGKALVLFTSNRLLEEVHSQLKNAVSAGFPGTEILAQGFSGSRRRMHNRFMSADAAILLGSASYWEGIDFSDQAVEILVITRLPFDPPHRPENAALQAYHQDKGKKTFYEEFLPRAMIRLKQGIGRLVRSRNTKGVVICLDDRLIKSNYSKRMQQMLPEGVGIKVADQAEINAEIQEFLKK encoded by the coding sequence ATGAAGAAAACCTATGCCATTGTCGATCTTGAGACAACGGGATCCAGCTTCAAACGAGGGGATCGGATCATTCAATTCGGGTGTACCTTGCTTCAGGCCGGCAAAATAGTTCAAGAAATCAATATAACCATCAATCCCGGCAGGAAAATCCCGGATATCATCGAAAAGTTGACGGGGATCAAGAATAAGGACGTCAAAGAGGCTCCCTATTTTGAAGACGTGTGCGATTTCATCTACAACACGCTGGAAGGGTGCGTATTTGTGGCGCACAATGTGCATTTCGACTACCATTTTTTGGACAGCTCGTTTCAAGAGGTCGGCATGCCGCCGCTTTCGCTGCGCGCGATGGATACGGTGGAGTTGACGAAAATCCTCTATCCGACTTTGTCCAGTTATCGGTTGGGCGATTTATCAAACCACTTCGTCCTGACGCATGATAATGCCCATGATGCCGCAAGCGATGCACATGCGACTGCGGAACTTTTCCTCCAATTGAAGGAGAAGGCCAACAATTTGCCGTTGGTCACGCTGGAAAAGTTGAATTTCTTGTCGGCGCATTGTCAGGTTGACAACGATTCTTTTTTCTATGAAAGTTATGAAACCGCCAAGGAGATGCGCTCGGCCCTCCCGCAGAAAATCTATGTCAAAAATGGGTTGGCGCTGAAGGAAAAGGAAATACTTTCGGAACAGACTGCCTACAGAGAAAAAGAAGTTGCTGACTTCTCGGAAGTGGCCAAGAGGCTGATGGCGAATCACGGGTTGGAAATCCGTTCGGAGCAGATCGAGATGATGCAGTCACTTTTTGATTTCCATCAGGCAGAAACTTCCCAAAACCTGGCGATCGAGGCTGCACCCGGCATCGGGAAAACTTTGGCGTACCTGTTGCCCGCCGCTTATCAGGCGACCCCGGAAAACAAAGTCCTGATCAGCACCTCCACGCTGCTTCTGCAGGAACAGATCATGGATGACGAATTGGCCCGGTTGCGCAAAATGCTGCCGTTCGAGCTGCAGGTAAGCTCATTGAAAGGGAAGACGAACATCATCCATCTGGAGAAATTGGCCGCTTTGACATTGGAATCCCTCACAAAAAAAGAATCCTTGATCATGATGAGCATCTACGTCTGGTTGACCGAGACGGAAACCGGCGACATCAGCGAATTGAGCCAAGCTCAGAGCTTCGATTTTTTGTGGGAAAAATTGACTTTTGAAAGCCACGAATCCCCGCTGAAAGGGAGGTGGGCCGATGATGATTTCTTCTCCTTCAACAACAAAAAGGCGGAACAATCCAGCCTGATCGTCACGAACCATTCTTTTTTGAGTCACCACATCGATGACCTGGCTATTTTTGACCAGTGCGAATCCATAAAACTGATCCTCGATGAAGCGCATCAATTCCCGCGCGTCTATCAGGATGCGCACAAAAAAAGTGTGGCTTTGTCCATCCTGAAGCGGCGATTGAAGCGGTTCGGCTATTTCCTGCGGGACTTTCGCGAGGCAATCGAGAAGGATACCGAGAGCGATTCCCTCGACTATGATCTGTTCAACCTCGAATTCGCGGTCGATCAATTACAGCAGGAATGTGCCCATTCGGAAGAAGTATTGATGCGCTCCCTGATCAATGAGGTGGAGGAAAAGGGTGAAGTTTACCTCGATGAGAATTTTCAGATTGAGACCGGAATCAAGAAAATATTCAAGAAAATGCACCAGTATATACTTGAAACAAGGCTTGCCGCGATGCGTTGCCTGGACAAAACCAGCTTGAGGAACGATCCGGTCATGGGTCCGCGCGCAAAGGCGCTGCTGGATGACCTGGAAGCGGTCCGAGACAATCTGCAACACTTTATCGAAGATCGCCCGGGCACGTATCATGTGCTGCATTATACTTGGGATCATGACCTGCTTTCGCTGAGGATCGAGATGAACCAGATCGATCTGTCTGAAGAAATCCATACCAAAATCAGTGAACGATTCAGCGGAACGGTCTATTTGAGTTCGACACTCAAAGTGGATGACTCGCTGGATTACTTCAAAAACAAAGTCGGAGAAGCCGCATTGCAGGAAGCGTATTTTGCTTCACCCTATAACTTGAGCGAACGATTGCGGATCTTCCTTCCGACTGACATCACGGCCATCACGTCGTTGGATGATAAACAAGCCGCCAGACAGATCGTTTCGACGTTGCAGGGAATCGTACTCCCGCACCAAGGCAAGGCCTTGGTTCTGTTCACATCCAACCGCTTGCTGGAGGAGGTCCATAGCCAACTCAAAAATGCTGTCTCTGCCGGATTCCCGGGAACGGAAATACTCGCTCAAGGTTTCTCCGGCAGCCGGAGAAGGATGCATAACCGGTTCATGTCGGCCGATGCTGCCATCTTGCTGGGTTCTGCTTCATACTGGGAAGGCATTGATTTTTCTGATCAAGCAGTTGAAATTTTGGTGATCACCAGGCTGCCGTTCGATCCGCCGCATCGTCCTGAAAATGCAGCCTTACAAGCCTATCACCAGGACAAAGGCAAGAAGACATTCTATGAAGAGTTTCTCCCGCGAGCGATGATCCGCCTGAAACAGGGGATAGGCAGGCTCGTCCGCTCCAGAAATACGAAGGGCGTCGTCATTTGCCTGGACGACAGATTGATCAAAAGCAATTATTCCAAACGGATGCAGCAGATGCTTCCGGAGGGCGTAGGGATAAAAGTAGCCGATCAGGCTGAAATAAATGCGGAAATTCAAGAATTTCTGAAAAAATAA
- a CDS encoding pyridoxal phosphate-dependent aminotransferase: protein MVKISERMKKISESPTLATSAKVNVMKAQGKDILNLTVGEPDFDTHVSILNAAVEAIQSNKANHYTPTAGILPLRQAIVDYHQKYDGVSYAVNQVIVTEGAKNALFALFQVILNPGDEVIVPAPYWVSYTEQIKLAGGVNVLVETAPEKGFKLTVEDLEKHRNEKTVALLLNSPSNPTGMIYTPEELKAIGEWAVVHDILIIADEIYYRLTYNGNEAISIASLSEEIKNQTVIINGISKTYAMTGWRIGYAMGNAEIISKMIELSSHSTSNPAGPSQYGALAALTGPQDFVEEMRAAFEARLNFFYPLVASIPGFKVTKPQGAFYLFPNVKEAAEMCGFKEVKDFTLALIEEANVALVSGDGFGYPDYARISYTVREELLAEAVDRIKKFIETHKK from the coding sequence ATGGTAAAAATTTCTGAAAGAATGAAAAAAATAAGCGAATCCCCGACATTGGCGACGTCAGCTAAAGTCAACGTCATGAAAGCACAAGGGAAGGATATCCTGAACTTGACCGTAGGGGAACCGGACTTCGATACGCACGTTTCAATTCTGAATGCGGCAGTAGAGGCAATCCAATCAAACAAAGCGAATCACTACACACCGACTGCCGGTATCCTGCCATTGCGTCAAGCGATTGTGGATTACCATCAAAAATATGACGGAGTGAGTTACGCCGTCAATCAGGTCATCGTGACTGAAGGTGCCAAAAATGCTTTGTTTGCGCTATTCCAAGTCATTCTCAATCCCGGAGATGAAGTCATCGTCCCAGCACCGTATTGGGTAAGCTATACGGAACAGATCAAATTAGCGGGTGGCGTCAACGTGCTGGTCGAAACAGCACCTGAAAAAGGCTTTAAACTGACTGTTGAAGATCTGGAAAAACATCGCAACGAAAAAACAGTTGCTTTGCTTTTGAATTCGCCGTCTAACCCGACCGGTATGATCTATACGCCTGAAGAACTGAAGGCGATCGGCGAGTGGGCGGTTGTGCATGATATCTTGATCATCGCCGATGAAATTTACTACCGACTGACTTATAACGGAAATGAAGCCATCTCAATCGCTTCCCTATCGGAAGAAATCAAGAACCAGACAGTCATCATCAACGGCATCTCTAAAACCTATGCTATGACAGGCTGGAGAATCGGATACGCAATGGGAAATGCGGAGATCATCAGTAAAATGATCGAATTATCCAGTCATTCGACAAGCAACCCTGCCGGACCAAGCCAATATGGCGCTTTGGCTGCATTGACCGGGCCACAAGACTTTGTCGAAGAAATGCGCGCAGCCTTTGAAGCGCGTCTGAACTTCTTCTATCCGCTGGTCGCAAGCATTCCTGGTTTCAAAGTCACGAAACCTCAAGGAGCCTTTTACCTGTTCCCGAATGTGAAGGAAGCCGCCGAAATGTGCGGTTTTAAAGAAGTGAAGGACTTTACGTTGGCTCTGATCGAGGAGGCAAATGTCGCTTTGGTTTCAGGCGATGGTTTTGGGTACCCTGATTACGCCAGAATAAGTTATACTGTCAGAGAAGAACTACTGGCAGAAGCAGTAGATCGCATCAAAAAATTTATCGAAACCCATAAAAAATAA
- a CDS encoding CCA tRNA nucleotidyltransferase, giving the protein MIINAPEFQKAIPIIEAIERAGYEAYFVGGSVRDTLLHLDISDVDIASSAMPEEIQRIFPITFDVGIQHGTVMVLHERETYEITTFRTESKYEKFRRPEKVEYVRSLQDDLKRRDFTINAIAIDRHGNIKDFFNGQEDLANKLIRAVGNPEERFREDALRMMRAARFVSQLDFEIEQATKDAIIEYHPLLSKIAVERVREEWNKLLIGRNRKGGIKFFVETRLFQMCPGFQNREKALIDLALFPLQFKGTTIAWTVLVHFLDLKDEAIEPFLRQWKCSRKEIMDIRKGAQALNKRLQQFWDYPLLFETGIEIALEIEAIIEGFGLPNQSENLIELNESMPIHTLKDLALDGKELLSLLGIKRGGPFVGEIFEELKTLVLANKLENSPSALRDFIMKRRMIYLDETFAAAYTVGQKDLASEIGSGTLPVLATPALLAMIENACMGIVKEHLSEGDTTVGIHCDLHHKKASPIHAEITVTVRVTEHRGNKYFFECAAHSQGHEIASAKHTRAVVNANEFMDSL; this is encoded by the coding sequence ATGATCATAAACGCACCGGAATTTCAAAAAGCGATACCGATCATCGAAGCCATCGAACGGGCTGGGTACGAAGCCTACTTTGTTGGAGGAAGTGTGCGCGATACGCTGCTGCATCTGGATATTTCGGATGTCGACATCGCCTCGAGCGCTATGCCTGAAGAAATTCAGCGGATCTTCCCGATCACCTTTGATGTAGGCATCCAACATGGAACGGTGATGGTTTTGCATGAGCGGGAGACATACGAAATAACAACTTTCCGGACTGAGTCAAAGTACGAGAAATTCCGCAGGCCGGAGAAAGTCGAGTATGTGCGCAGTCTGCAGGACGACTTGAAAAGGCGCGATTTTACGATCAATGCGATTGCGATCGATCGGCACGGGAACATCAAAGACTTCTTCAACGGGCAGGAGGACTTGGCGAACAAATTGATCAGGGCGGTCGGCAATCCGGAAGAGCGCTTCAGGGAAGATGCCTTGCGCATGATGCGCGCGGCCAGGTTCGTGAGCCAGCTGGATTTTGAAATCGAACAAGCGACGAAGGATGCCATCATCGAGTATCATCCGCTCCTTTCGAAAATCGCGGTTGAGCGCGTGCGCGAAGAGTGGAATAAGCTTCTGATCGGAAGAAACCGCAAGGGCGGGATCAAGTTTTTTGTCGAAACACGTTTATTCCAGATGTGCCCTGGCTTCCAAAATCGGGAAAAGGCATTGATCGACTTGGCCTTGTTTCCGCTGCAATTCAAAGGGACAACAATCGCCTGGACTGTGCTGGTCCATTTCCTGGATCTGAAGGACGAAGCGATCGAGCCATTTTTGCGGCAATGGAAGTGTTCCCGCAAGGAAATCATGGACATACGCAAAGGCGCCCAGGCGCTCAACAAACGCCTGCAGCAATTCTGGGACTATCCACTCCTGTTCGAAACAGGAATCGAAATCGCCCTGGAGATTGAAGCCATCATCGAAGGCTTCGGGTTGCCGAACCAGAGCGAAAATTTGATCGAACTGAATGAATCCATGCCGATCCATACGCTAAAAGACTTGGCCTTGGACGGAAAAGAATTGCTGTCCTTGCTTGGCATCAAACGTGGCGGTCCTTTCGTAGGCGAGATATTCGAAGAATTGAAAACGCTGGTGTTGGCAAACAAACTGGAGAACAGCCCCTCCGCACTAAGGGATTTCATTATGAAAAGAAGGATGATTTATTTGGACGAGACATTCGCAGCCGCCTATACCGTCGGGCAAAAAGATTTGGCTTCCGAGATCGGTTCGGGTACGTTGCCGGTTCTGGCGACGCCGGCATTGTTGGCAATGATCGAAAATGCCTGTATGGGAATCGTCAAGGAACATCTTTCCGAAGGCGACACGACAGTCGGGATCCATTGCGATCTGCACCATAAAAAAGCCTCTCCCATCCACGCAGAAATAACGGTGACGGTCAGAGTGACGGAACACAGAGGGAACAAATATTTCTTCGAATGCGCAGCCCATTCACAAGGCCATGAAATCGCATCGGCAAAGCACACAAGAGCAGTCGTCAATGCGAATGAATTCATGGATAGCCTATAG
- a CDS encoding HU family DNA-binding protein, translated as MANKAELIERVAGKTNLTKKDVTASVDALFEVIQEALKDGEKVQVIGFGNFEVRDRAARKGRNPQTGEEIQIEASKIPAFKPGKALKDAVK; from the coding sequence ATGGCAAACAAAGCTGAATTAATCGAAAGAGTTGCTGGAAAAACAAACTTGACTAAAAAGGATGTTACAGCAAGCGTTGATGCATTATTTGAAGTGATTCAAGAAGCATTAAAAGATGGTGAAAAAGTTCAAGTTATCGGTTTTGGTAATTTTGAAGTTCGTGATCGCGCAGCTCGTAAAGGACGCAATCCTCAAACTGGGGAAGAAATCCAAATCGAAGCAAGCAAAATTCCTGCATTCAAACCAGGTAAAGCATTGAAAGATGCAGTTAAATAA
- a CDS encoding tetratricopeptide repeat protein: protein MNNEAQAMIEAIQNNDLDAAVQLFKQSVEQSVLENNSAELAELAETMHALGFLSEAKEAFTVLNNLAPHMQDWNIALAEIAIDEDDYDQALDILLRIDKESDVYPQALLTMADAYQVQGLYEVSEKKIFEAMALLPDEPILDYALAQLYHSIGEYKKAIPIYEELAYGNGEIASETQLNFFLGDCHNAIGEFETALQYLEKIPADEHFPDSYFQLGFTYFQLKEYARAITIFNKLLETDNAYLSAYLYLANALEAELELEEALAVMEQAILRNPYQHEFYTTAARLQLKLNREKDAEHNLREAAALEPDLSSIHLALGNLLLKQGRFEELIAYIADRAEQEDNDPQYNWLLAASHNALEDYDSAGKEYLAAYPHFADNESFLLEYAAFLREEGNWEKLSEVIHQGLALYPANTELLQLHDELHHFDQ from the coding sequence ATGAATAATGAAGCACAGGCAATGATAGAAGCCATTCAAAATAATGATTTGGATGCGGCTGTCCAACTGTTCAAACAATCAGTTGAGCAATCCGTCCTGGAGAACAACAGCGCCGAATTGGCCGAATTGGCGGAAACGATGCATGCCTTGGGTTTCCTGAGCGAAGCAAAAGAGGCATTCACAGTATTGAACAATCTGGCCCCGCATATGCAGGATTGGAATATTGCCTTGGCAGAAATCGCCATCGACGAGGACGATTACGACCAAGCTTTGGATATCCTGCTGAGGATCGATAAAGAAAGCGACGTGTACCCGCAGGCGTTGTTGACGATGGCTGATGCTTACCAAGTGCAAGGCTTGTACGAAGTCAGCGAAAAGAAAATTTTTGAAGCAATGGCGCTGTTGCCGGATGAACCCATCTTGGATTATGCGTTGGCGCAGCTTTACCATTCAATCGGGGAGTACAAGAAGGCGATCCCGATCTATGAGGAGCTTGCATACGGAAACGGCGAAATCGCATCCGAAACGCAGCTGAACTTTTTCCTGGGCGATTGCCATAATGCCATCGGCGAATTCGAGACGGCTTTGCAGTATCTGGAAAAAATACCGGCTGATGAACATTTCCCGGACAGTTATTTCCAACTCGGCTTCACCTATTTCCAACTCAAGGAATACGCGCGCGCCATCACCATTTTCAACAAATTGCTCGAAACGGACAATGCTTACCTGAGCGCATATTTGTATTTGGCGAATGCGCTTGAGGCTGAGCTGGAGCTGGAAGAAGCGCTTGCCGTGATGGAACAGGCCATCTTGCGGAATCCTTATCAGCATGAATTTTACACGACAGCGGCCAGACTGCAATTGAAACTGAACAGGGAGAAGGATGCGGAACATAATCTGCGTGAAGCGGCAGCGCTTGAACCCGACCTTTCCAGTATCCATTTAGCCTTGGGGAACCTGTTGCTGAAACAAGGAAGATTCGAGGAATTGATTGCATATATTGCAGACCGGGCAGAGCAGGAAGACAACGACCCGCAATACAATTGGTTGCTTGCTGCCAGCCATAATGCTTTGGAGGATTATGATTCGGCAGGCAAAGAATACTTGGCGGCTTATCCGCATTTTGCCGACAATGAGTCCTTTTTGCTGGAGTATGCAGCATTCCTGAGAGAGGAAGGCAACTGGGAAAAGTTGAGTGAGGTAATCCATCAAGGCTTGGCTCTTTATCCCGCCAACACTGAGTTGCTTCAACTCCATGATGAGCTGCACCATTTCGATCAATAA
- a CDS encoding DUF5590 domain-containing protein, whose translation MKKNIIVGTIVILFLMIVSSYTIFYRSQQPILQAEKEATAIAEENANIQKVQDFYWYNGSETYFSLAGIDDNNEELYVIIKKDGGETTILNTAEVITESEAKSITQADKNPERILEARLGIENEEPVWEVTYKNANDTIGYYLISAISGKWLKDIENI comes from the coding sequence GTGAAGAAGAACATCATTGTTGGGACGATTGTCATTCTCTTCCTGATGATCGTCAGTTCCTACACGATATTTTACCGAAGCCAGCAGCCGATACTGCAAGCGGAGAAAGAAGCAACCGCCATTGCGGAAGAGAACGCCAACATCCAAAAAGTCCAAGACTTTTATTGGTACAACGGATCTGAGACGTATTTTTCACTGGCTGGCATCGATGACAACAACGAAGAATTGTACGTCATCATAAAGAAAGACGGCGGTGAAACCACTATCCTGAACACAGCGGAAGTCATCACCGAAAGTGAAGCCAAATCAATCACTCAGGCGGATAAGAACCCTGAACGGATTCTGGAGGCAAGACTGGGGATAGAGAACGAAGAACCGGTTTGGGAAGTCACCTACAAAAATGCAAACGATACGATTGGTTACTATTTGATATCCGCTATTTCTGGGAAATGGCTCAAAGATATAGAAAACATATAA
- a CDS encoding YpiB family protein — protein MMNPTLEEKKNFISWFIQNYQLKRRESLWILNYLLNHEILLKNIHLIEEVHTTNRGMGFAVVGNPKDAFMYYKDGKTFEDPEQAFHDLRLNWKEDFYLELFFDQSYQVLSFFGVLEDNPYLQESEIFDKDLEEIVEKSLEKLAVKDRIHYLKKQIDIALIQYDETSFRKFTKELKELEEKNMI, from the coding sequence ATGATGAATCCTACTTTGGAGGAGAAAAAAAATTTTATTTCTTGGTTTATTCAGAATTATCAATTGAAGCGCAGAGAGTCCCTTTGGATACTCAATTATCTGCTTAATCATGAGATTTTATTGAAGAATATCCATCTGATTGAGGAAGTCCATACAACGAACAGAGGAATGGGGTTTGCCGTAGTCGGAAATCCAAAAGATGCCTTCATGTACTACAAGGACGGGAAGACATTCGAAGATCCCGAGCAAGCATTCCATGATCTGCGGTTGAATTGGAAAGAGGATTTTTATTTGGAATTGTTCTTTGATCAATCCTATCAGGTCCTTTCGTTTTTTGGTGTTTTGGAGGACAATCCGTACCTCCAAGAATCCGAAATTTTCGATAAGGATCTGGAAGAAATCGTAGAAAAGTCATTAGAAAAGTTGGCGGTGAAGGATCGCATCCATTATCTGAAAAAACAGATCGATATCGCGCTGATCCAATACGATGAAACCAGCTTCAGAAAGTTCACGAAAGAATTAAAAGAATTGGAAGAAAAAAATATGATCTGA